The nucleotide sequence AAGGGCGACCTCACGGTCAGCACGGACGTGCTGCGCATCGCCCAGGCAAAGGAACTGGGCCTGGCCACCGACGAGGTCCCGCTGAACGGCGGCCAGCAGTTCACCTTCAACACCCGGGCCGGCCGCCCGCTCGCGAACCCGGACCTGCGCCGGGCCATCGCGCTCTCCCTCAGCACCACCGACATCAACAACGTGCTGTTCGACGGCAAGGGCCGACCGGCCAAGGGCATCTTCGAGTCGTCGTCGCCGCTGGCCAACATCCAGCTCACGCTGCCGCAGAACAACCCCGAGGAAGCCGCCAAGCTGTTCGCCAAGGCGACCGACAACGGCCGCAAGCCCGTCACCGCGGACTTCGTCACCGTCAACACGCCGAAGTCGATCCGCATCGCGCAGTACTTCAAGGAGCATGTCGAGGCCGTGTCGAAGGGCATGTTCACGGTCAACGTCGTCGCGTTGGAGATCCCCGTCTACTCCAAGCAGGTTCTCGCCGACCTGGACTACGACATGGCGACGAACATCACCTGGGCCGAGGACCCGGAGCCGGTGCTCTACCAGTACCTGCACTCCAAGAGCGGCCTCACCAACGTGACGGGGTATCAGAACCCCAACGTGGACGCCGCGTTGGAGACCGCCCGGCAGTCGACCGACCGTACGACGCGTACCGAGGCGTACACCCGCGTGCAGGTCGCGCTCATCGAGGACATGCCGTTCTTCGTCTTCCAGGAGTCTCCCGTGGGCTACATCGCCGACGGGAAGCTGACCGGCCTCCAGCTGTTCAGTGACGGCCACATCCTGTGGGACCGCATCGGCCTGCGGAAGTAACAGCGCGGGACATCCCGGCCCGATACACCGCGCGCGCTCACACACGCCCGCTCGCGGCGCCCCTCCGGTCTCCGGAGGGGCGCCGCGTCGCGTCGGGGCGGCCCGGTGCGCGCGGCCGACCGTGGTGCCGTGTCACGACGTCGGCCAGACCGGCGTCGCGGCGGTCTCCGGGAGTTCGCCGACGACGCGGTCCGCGAGCGCCCGGACGCGGGCGTCCTCGCCGAACGCGTCGACGGCGTTGCGCACCGTGCGGCGCAGCCGCGTCGCGAGCCGTTCGGAGCGGACCCGCCCGGCGAAGTCGAGGGCGCCGAGCGCGGCGTCGCACGCGGGATCCGCCTCCCGCTCCAGGACGTGCACCGACGCCAGCCCGACGAGGCACAGCGCGAGCGTGCGCTGGTACGCGGAGGTGCCGTCGAACAGCCGCACCGCCTTCTCCAGCGGCTCCCGGGCACGCGCCGCCGGACCGGCCCCGCGGTAGGCCAGGTCGCGGTACGCGTGGCCGGCCTCCCCGCACAGCTCCGCCTCGCCGAAGTAGCGGATCCAGTCGGGCTCCTCGCCCCCGGCTGCGGCGGCGTCCGCGTGCAGCTGCTCGGCGAGGGCGAACGCGCGGCGGCACCGGTCGGCGTGGCCGAGCCCGGCGTGCGCGCGCCCCTCGACGGCGTACAGCATGGCCTGGGCGCGCGGGCCCGCGCTGTCGCGGGCGCCGTACTGCGCGAGGTGGATCAGCTCCAACGCGTCGCCGGGCCGGTCCAGATGAATCATCTGACGGCTCATCACCCCCAGCACGTTGGCGCCGAGCGGGCGGTCACCCGCCTCCTTGGCGGCGTGCAGGGCCAGCACGAAGTACTTCTGCGCCCCGGCCTGCATGCCGACGTCGTACGACATCCACCCGGCCAGCAGCGCCAGTTCGGCGGTGAGGCGGAACAGCCGCTCGCGCGGCGGCCCCGCGTACACGTCCATCAGGACGTCGGTGACCTCCTGCAGCTGGCCGACCACCGCCTTGCGGCGCAACCCGCCCCCCGACTGCATGTCCCAGTCCCGGAACAGGCGTACGGTCGCCTCCAGTTGCTCCAGCTCGCCGAGCCCGAGGCGGCCGGGCGCGCGCGGCCCCACGCGGGTGGGCAGGGTCGGCACGGGGGTGGGGGCCAGCCAGCGCTGCATCGGCTCGACCAGGGCCGGCCCCGCGGACAGCGCCAGCGAGCCGCCGAGGAGCCCGCGACGGCCCAGCATCAGGTCGCTGCGGGAGAACTCGCCGAGCAGTTCCACCACGGGCTCCGGCGCCCACGGCAGATCGACGCCGGAGCCGGTGAAGAGCGCCCCGGGGTCCTTGAACCCGAGGTCCTCCACCGCGACGACGCAGCCGAACTGCTCGCTGAACAACTCGGAGATGATGCGCGGTATCGGATCGCGCGGCTGCTCCCCGTCGAGCCAGCGGCGCACGCGCGACGTGTCGGTGCTGACGTGCAGCGCGCCGAGGCGCCGCGCGCGGCGGTTGACCTGCCGGGCCAGCTCGCCCTTCGACCACCCGGTGCGCGCGAACCACGACGCGAGCCGGTCGTTGGGGCGCTTGCCGCCCGAGCGCCCGCCGGGAAGAGCGTGCGGGTGGCCGGGAGCGAGCGGCGCGTCCGACCGCCGGTCGGCGCGTGCTCCCGGGCGGCGGTCGCCGTGGTCTCCGGCGCCCGGCTCACCCGTCTCGGTTTGTGCGATCGACACCGCTTCTCCCCCTGCACGTGCACCTGGCTGCGAAAACTGTGTGTCGGCTGCGACGTCCCTGCCCATGACCGTGTGCGAAAACCGTGTGCAATGTCCTGTATTGCCGAAAGTAGGCCGCTCGCCCGGGTCTCGGGTCGGGAACCGCAAAACGCCAGCCTTCGCCACCCCTTTCGCCAGGGGTCTTCCCCGGGTCGCGCACGGTTGACTGGGTGGGGTCGTGCGCCGTATGTCCGGTCGCGAGCCGAGGCCGCGGGCCGCCACGGCAGGTATCCGAGGCATGTGTCAGAACCGTAACCAAAAGTGACGGGAGCCGTTGGCAGGTCATGGACATCACACTCGGAACCCGCCGACGCACCCGTGCTGCGTTGTGGCAGGCGGTGTCGGAGTATGTCGAGCAGCGGCACTGGCCCGTCACCCAGGGGACGTACCTGATCCGGCACGGGCGCCGCGCCCGCTGCTGCTGCGGCCGGCCGACGTGTGCCGCGCCCGGCATGCACCCCGCGGACCCGCAGTGGTCGACGCGCGCCACCGACACTCCCTCCGCCGCGCGCCGGCTGTGGTCGCAGCTGCCGGACAGCACCGTCGTGCTCCCCACCGGCCGCGCCTTCGACGCGATCAGTGTGCCGCGCCCGGCCGGCCGGTGCGCCCTCGTCCGGCTGGAGCGCATGGGCACCCCGCTCGGCCCGGTCGTGGCCACGCCCGACGGCCGCTTCCTCTTCCTGGTCGCTCCCGGCGCGGCCGGCGAACTGCCGTACCTGCTCTACCAGATGGGCTGGGACGACGCCGAGGTGGACCTGCGCTGCCACGGCCCCGGCGACTACATCTTCGCCCCGCCGTCCCCGCTGGGGGTGCTGGGCGCCGCGGAGTGGGTCCGCCGCCCCGACGCCGCCGACGCGCTTCCCGAGGCGCGCCTGCTGCTGGGCACGATCGCCTACAGCTGCCACCGCAACAGCCCCCGCGCCGGCGGCGGGCTGTGGCTCGCGTCCTGAGCCGCCCCGATACGGCCCGTCCCTGAGGCCGCACACGCGCAAGGCCGGGCCCGGAACACTTCCGGGCCCGGCCTCGACGCGTGCGGCCGTCAGTCGCCGATCAGCGCGTCCACGAACGCGTCCGGCTCGAACGGCGCCAGGTCGTCCGGGCCCTCGCCGAGCCCGATGAGCTTGACCGGGACACCCAGCTCGCGCTGCACGGCGATGACGATGCCGCCCTTGGCCGTGCCGTCGAGCTTGGTGAGCACGATGCCGGTGATGTTCACGACCTCGGCGAAGACCCGCGCCTGGACCAGCCCGTTCTGACCGGTCGTGGCGTCGAGGACGAGCAGCACCTCGTCGACCGGGCCGTGCTTCTCGACCACGCGCTTCACCTTGCCCAGCTCGTCCATGAGCCCGGTCTTGGTGTGCAGGCGGCCGGCGGTGTCGATCAGGACGGTGTCGACGCCCTCGGCGATGCCCTCCTTGACCGCGTCGAACGCCACGCTGGCCGGGTCGCCGCCCTCGGGGCCGCGCACGGTGGCCGCGCCGACGCGCTCGCCCCACGTCTGGAGCTGATCGGCCGCCGCGGCACGGAAGGTGTCGGCCGCGCCGAGGACGACCGTACGGCCGTCGGCGACCAGGACCCGGGCGAGCTTGCCCGTCGTGGTCGTCTTGCCGGTGCCGTTGACGCCCACGACCATGGCCACCGCCGGGCGGTCGTCGTCGTGGCGCGCGGTGCGCAGCGAGCGGTCGTAGTCGGTGCCGATGAGCGCGACCAGCTCCTCGTGCAGGAGGGTGCGCAGCTCGGCGGGCGTCCGGGTGCCGAGGATCTTGACGCGCGTGCGCAGGCGCTCGACCAGCTCCTGGGTCGGCGCGACGCCGACGTCGGCGACCAGCAGCGTGTCCTCGATCTCCTCCCAGGTGTCGTCGTCGAGGTGTTCGCGCGAGAGGAGCGCGAGCAGGCCCTTTCCGAGACTGGTCTGCGAGCGGGCGAGGCGCGCGCGGAGGCGGACGAGGCGGCCCGCGGTGGGCTCCGGGACCTCCAGGGCCGGCGGGGCCTCTTCGAGGGTGTCCGGAACGGTCGGGACCTCGGCGGGCGGGGCCTCGGCGTCCGGGAGGTCGACGGTGTCGACCGTGCGCGGCGGGGCCTCCGGCAGCGGCTGCGCGTCCTCGCCGACGGTCGGCTCGACGGGCGTACGGGGCGGGGGCGCGGCGACGGAGCCGCGGCGACGTGAGCCGACGACGAACCAGCCGGCGGCGCCCAGCACCACGACCGCGATGACGACGGCAAGGATCACAATTTCCATAAGAGCCCCAGTCTCCCAGACCGCCTCGCCGAGGTCGCCATCCGCGCCCCGGGCGCGCCCGGGGACCGCGCCCCGCGGGCGTTGAATCCTGACGGTCCGTCAGCTACCTTGCCGGGGCCAGGCAGGCGCCCTGATCGCGTCGCAGAAGGCACGCGGGGCGACGGCCCGAAAGGTGTGCGCCCCATGCCGACGATTCTGCGCTTCAACCAGGTCACCCCGGGTCTGGACCGGGCCGAGGTGGCCGCGCGCTACCAGGCGACGATCGAGATGGCCGCCTTCGCCGACAAAAACGGCTTCGACATGATCAGCCTGGAGGAGCATCACGGCGCCGACAACGGCTGGAGCCCGGCACCGCTCGCGACGGCCGGGGCGGTCTTCGGCGCGACGCGGCAGATCGGCGTCGTGATCGCCGCACTGCTGGCCCCGCTGTACAACCCGATCCGGCTCGCCGAGGACATAGCGGTCCTCGACAACATCTCCGGCGGGCGGCTGTCCATCGTCGCGGGGCTGGGCTACCGGCCCGAGGAGTACGCCGCGATCGGCGCGGACTGGAAGCTCCGGGGCCGCCTCCAGGACGAGGCCGTCGACACGCTGCTCAAGGCGTGGACCGGCGAACCGTTCACCTACCGGGGCGAGACCGTGCGCGTCACGCCCAGGCCGTTCACCGACCCCCACCCGGTGCTCATGATCGGCGGCACCGCCAAGGCGACCGTACGCCGGGCCGTCCGCTTCCGCCTGCCGTTCTTCGCCGCCGCCCCGCTGCCCGAACTGGAGCGCCACTACTACGAGTCGGCCGCGGAGGCGGGCTTCGACGACGGGTTCGTGCTGATGCCGTCCGGCGGCGCCGGGGCGATGATCTTCTGCACCGAGGACCCCGACCGCGCGTGGGCGGAGTACGGCACGCACTTCCTGCACGAGGCCGCGACCTACGCGGCGTGGCAGACGCCGGACGTCCACTCGGCCATGAGCTCGGCCGCCCGTACCGTCGCGGACCTGCGCGCGGAAGGCATCTACAAGTGCCTCACGCCCGACGAATGCGTCGCGATCGCGCGGAGCGGCGGCCTCGCGACGTCGCTCAACCTGCACCCCCTGTGCGGCGGCCTGCCGATCGACGCCGGCTGGTCGAGCGTCCAGCTCTTCAACGACAAGGTCATGCCGCGTCTCCGAGCGGCGTGACGCGGCACCCGCGCGCCCTCGTCGTCGGGGTCACGCGGACATCGGCTCCGAAGCGCCGTCCGCGTCGCGTTCCAGCCGCTGGCTGATCACCGTCGTGACGCCGTCACCGCGCATGGACACGCCGTACAGCGCGTCCGCGACCTCCATCGTGCGCTTCTGGTGCGTGATCACGATCAGCTGCGAGCTTTCCCGCAGCTCCGCGAAGATCCCGATCAGGCGCTGGAGGTTGGTGTCGTCGAGTGCGGCCTCGACCTCGTCCATGACGTAGAACGGGCTCGGCCGCGCCTTGAAGATCGCGACCAACAGCGCGACTGCGGTCAGCGAACGCTCGCCGCCGGAGAGCAGCGACAGGCGCTTGACCTTCTTGCCGGGCGGGCGCGCCTCCACCTCCACCCCCGTGGACAGCATGTCGTTCGGGTCGGTGAGCACGAGCTTGCCCTCACCGCCGGGGAACAGCCGCGAGAACACCCCCTGGAACTCCCGGGCGGTGTCCTCGTACGCCGAGGTGAACACCTGCTCGACGCGCTCGTCGACCTCCTTGACCACGGTGAGCAGGTCGCGCCGGGTGTTCTTGAGGTCCTCCAGCTGCTCGGTGAGGAACTTGTGGCGCTCCTCCAGCGCCGCGAACTCCTCCAGCGCCAGCGGGTTGACCTTGCCCAGTTGGACGTACGCCTTCTCCGCCGCCGCGAGCCGCTTCTCCTGCTCGGCGCGCACATACGGCCGCGGCTGCGCCTCCTCGGAGTCGGGGTCGCGCACCTCGCCGTCGGCCGGCGGCGTGGGCGGGACCGGTTGGTCCGGGCCGTACTCGGCGACGAGCCCGGCCGCGTCCATACCGTGCTCTTCGAGGGCTTTCGCCTCCAACTGCTCGATCCGCAGGCGCTTCTCGGTCCGCAGCATCTCGTCGCGGTGCACCGAGTCGGTCAGCTTCTCCAGTTCGGCGGCCAACTCGCGGACCCGGGCCCGCTCGCGCGCCGAATCCTGCTCGCGGGCCGCCCGCGCCTGCTGGGCCGCCGCGCGCTCCGCCTCCGCGCGCGCCAGGGACGCCTCGACGTGGGTCAGCAGCGCGCCCGCACCCGCGAGCACCGCACCGGCGACGCGGGCCTCGACCGCCATGCGCGCCCGCCGCTCCGCCGCCCGCGCCCGGGCCTCGCGCTCCATGCGCGCTCCCCGGTCCAGCGAATCGGCGCGGCCGGACAGTGCCTTGACCTGCTCCTCATGGGTGCGCACCGCCAGCCGCGCCTCCATCTCCGCCTGCCGCGCGGCGGTCGCCTCGGCGGCGAGGCCGTCCCGCGTGGTCGCGTCGGGCTCCTCGTCGTCGGGCATCTCCTCGGCGGCCTCCAGGCGCGCCGACAGTTCTTCGTACGCCGCGGTGTCCTGCTCCTTGGCCGCCTCCGCCTTCGCGACCGCGGCGGCGAGCCGTTCGGCCTCCCCGGCCGCGGCGCGCGCCTGACCGCCGAGCCGGCCCAGCTCCTTCGCCGCCGCCGACCGCGCCTTCTCCGCCTCGCGGCGCTCGGCGGTCAGCTGTTCGACGGCCGCGACGGCGTCCTTGCGGGCCGCCGACGCCGCCACCAGGGCGTCCTTCGCCGCGGCACACCGGCCGACCAGCGCGTCGAGCCGCGCCGCGGCCTCGTCGACGGCCGCCTGGACCTCCAGAAGGCTGGACGCCGACGCCGAACCGCCGTGGGCGAAGTCCGCACCCACCAGATCGCCGTCCCGCGTCACCGCACGCACCCCGGGCAGTGCCGCGACCAGGTCGCCGGCCGCGGCCAGGTCGTCGACGACGGCGACCCGGTCGAGCAGCCGGTGCAGCGCGCCGGTGAGGTCGTCGGGCGCGTCGACAAGGCGTAC is from Yinghuangia sp. ASG 101 and encodes:
- a CDS encoding ABC transporter substrate-binding protein, with amino-acid sequence MSAACADSSGNSRPDPNATPREGGNITMMLPGDARGLSPYTANITPQGDGSRMSAIYDVLVWSDPATGTIRPQMAESLVPDGEARVWTLTLRDGIRFTDGAELDAEAVKRAWEKHLDEKLQSNQRGTVSPLTLTVVDKLRLSIKLPAPNANFDRTVAHSLNYIPSPRTLDSDEALAASRTAPVGAGPYKLREWVPGEKMVLERNPNYWQQGKPYLDTVTIRVNPDSEGVTKDIDAGKGDLTVSTDVLRIAQAKELGLATDEVPLNGGQQFTFNTRAGRPLANPDLRRAIALSLSTTDINNVLFDGKGRPAKGIFESSSPLANIQLTLPQNNPEEAAKLFAKATDNGRKPVTADFVTVNTPKSIRIAQYFKEHVEAVSKGMFTVNVVALEIPVYSKQVLADLDYDMATNITWAEDPEPVLYQYLHSKSGLTNVTGYQNPNVDAALETARQSTDRTTRTEAYTRVQVALIEDMPFFVFQESPVGYIADGKLTGLQLFSDGHILWDRIGLRK
- a CDS encoding bifunctional DNA primase/polymerase, with the protein product MDITLGTRRRTRAALWQAVSEYVEQRHWPVTQGTYLIRHGRRARCCCGRPTCAAPGMHPADPQWSTRATDTPSAARRLWSQLPDSTVVLPTGRAFDAISVPRPAGRCALVRLERMGTPLGPVVATPDGRFLFLVAPGAAGELPYLLYQMGWDDAEVDLRCHGPGDYIFAPPSPLGVLGAAEWVRRPDAADALPEARLLLGTIAYSCHRNSPRAGGGLWLAS
- the ftsY gene encoding signal recognition particle-docking protein FtsY codes for the protein MEIVILAVVIAVVVLGAAGWFVVGSRRRGSVAAPPPRTPVEPTVGEDAQPLPEAPPRTVDTVDLPDAEAPPAEVPTVPDTLEEAPPALEVPEPTAGRLVRLRARLARSQTSLGKGLLALLSREHLDDDTWEEIEDTLLVADVGVAPTQELVERLRTRVKILGTRTPAELRTLLHEELVALIGTDYDRSLRTARHDDDRPAVAMVVGVNGTGKTTTTGKLARVLVADGRTVVLGAADTFRAAAADQLQTWGERVGAATVRGPEGGDPASVAFDAVKEGIAEGVDTVLIDTAGRLHTKTGLMDELGKVKRVVEKHGPVDEVLLVLDATTGQNGLVQARVFAEVVNITGIVLTKLDGTAKGGIVIAVQRELGVPVKLIGLGEGPDDLAPFEPDAFVDALIGD
- a CDS encoding LLM class flavin-dependent oxidoreductase, whose amino-acid sequence is MPTILRFNQVTPGLDRAEVAARYQATIEMAAFADKNGFDMISLEEHHGADNGWSPAPLATAGAVFGATRQIGVVIAALLAPLYNPIRLAEDIAVLDNISGGRLSIVAGLGYRPEEYAAIGADWKLRGRLQDEAVDTLLKAWTGEPFTYRGETVRVTPRPFTDPHPVLMIGGTAKATVRRAVRFRLPFFAAAPLPELERHYYESAAEAGFDDGFVLMPSGGAGAMIFCTEDPDRAWAEYGTHFLHEAATYAAWQTPDVHSAMSSAARTVADLRAEGIYKCLTPDECVAIARSGGLATSLNLHPLCGGLPIDAGWSSVQLFNDKVMPRLRAA
- the smc gene encoding chromosome segregation protein SMC, with the translated sequence MHLKSLTLRGFKSFASATTLRFEPGITCVVGPNGSGKSNVVDALSWVMGEQGAKSLRGGKMEDVIFAGTAGRPPLGRAEVSLTIDNTDGALPIDYTEVTITRTMFRNGGSEYALNGDTCRLLDIQELLSDSGIGREMHVIVGQGQLDSVLQADPMGRRAFIEEAAGVLKHRKRKEKALRKLDAMQANLTRVTDLTNELRRQLKPLGRQAQIARRAASIQADLRDARLRLLADDLVILRRNLDEEVADEAALRERRTAVERELGEVQAREAELEAEVQALTPRLARAQETWYELSSLAERVRGTIGLAEQRVRHATSPPAEERRGRDPEEMEREAARVRETEAELKEALEEAMVQLAETSERRGELEREVAAEDDRLKAAARAIADRREGLARLAGQVNAARSRVSGADAEIGRLTESLTSARTRAEAAQREFDALQAEVGGAEEGAEADAGSVEARLAAAREHLAVAEEVLSEARDAEKEAERERAAVTARKEALELGLNRKDGAGALLAAGDRLSGVLGTVAALVGVEHGAETAVAAALGAASDAVAVAGVGDAVDALRLLRKDDAGRAGLLVGAGGDGGGAVSVAEWPRLPSTAVYAVRLVDAPDDLTGALHRLLDRVAVVDDLAAAGDLVAALPGVRAVTRDGDLVGADFAHGGSASASSLLEVQAAVDEAAARLDALVGRCAAAKDALVAASAARKDAVAAVEQLTAERREAEKARSAAAKELGRLGGQARAAAGEAERLAAAVAKAEAAKEQDTAAYEELSARLEAAEEMPDDEEPDATTRDGLAAEATAARQAEMEARLAVRTHEEQVKALSGRADSLDRGARMEREARARAAERRARMAVEARVAGAVLAGAGALLTHVEASLARAEAERAAAQQARAAREQDSARERARVRELAAELEKLTDSVHRDEMLRTEKRLRIEQLEAKALEEHGMDAAGLVAEYGPDQPVPPTPPADGEVRDPDSEEAQPRPYVRAEQEKRLAAAEKAYVQLGKVNPLALEEFAALEERHKFLTEQLEDLKNTRRDLLTVVKEVDERVEQVFTSAYEDTAREFQGVFSRLFPGGEGKLVLTDPNDMLSTGVEVEARPPGKKVKRLSLLSGGERSLTAVALLVAIFKARPSPFYVMDEVEAALDDTNLQRLIGIFAELRESSQLIVITHQKRTMEVADALYGVSMRGDGVTTVISQRLERDADGASEPMSA